From Haloglomus litoreum, the proteins below share one genomic window:
- a CDS encoding phosphoglycolate phosphatase, producing MLPPLAVDIDGTLTDEERALDARVLPALREWAAEAPVVVATGKALPYPVALCEFLGVPKRVVAENGGAVYVDHEMEGDGELRFTGDREAAAAVAREYEAEGYDVGWGPTDFVNRWRETEFAVAHDSPLEPLERIAADHGLRVFDTGFAYHVTSPEVDKGRGLEAAAAALDLEPDAFVAVGDSENDAAMLALAGRSFAVANADTEARAAADTVCEESYADGFLEAIETVREEFAD from the coding sequence CCGTCGACATCGACGGGACGCTGACCGACGAGGAGCGGGCTCTCGACGCCCGGGTCCTGCCCGCGCTCCGCGAGTGGGCCGCCGAGGCGCCCGTCGTCGTCGCGACGGGGAAGGCGCTGCCGTACCCGGTGGCGCTGTGCGAGTTCCTCGGCGTGCCAAAGCGCGTGGTGGCGGAGAACGGCGGCGCCGTCTACGTGGACCACGAGATGGAGGGCGACGGGGAGTTGCGGTTCACGGGCGACCGCGAGGCGGCCGCGGCCGTCGCCCGCGAGTACGAGGCCGAGGGGTACGACGTGGGATGGGGGCCGACGGACTTCGTCAATCGCTGGCGCGAGACGGAGTTCGCCGTCGCGCACGACTCTCCGCTGGAGCCCCTGGAGCGCATCGCCGCGGACCACGGACTGCGCGTCTTCGACACCGGGTTCGCCTACCACGTCACCTCGCCGGAGGTGGACAAGGGCCGGGGGCTGGAGGCGGCCGCCGCCGCGCTCGACCTCGAGCCCGACGCGTTCGTCGCGGTGGGTGACTCGGAGAACGATGCCGCGATGCTGGCGCTTGCGGGCCGCTCGTTCGCGGTCGCCAACGCCGACACCGAGGCCCGCGCCGCGGCCGATACGGTCTGTGAGGAGTCGTACGCCGACGGGTTCCTGGAGGCGATCGAGACGGTTCGCGAGGAGTTCGCCGACTGA